The nucleotide window CCACAGCGCTCGAGAATCGCCTCACGGGTCGTGAGACTTCGCCAGGACGGTTCGTCTTCAGCGGCGAGTTCGAGACAGCGTTCGACAAACAGCGTGTCGGTCCAGTCGACGCCGTCGACGAAATGAGCCCGCATCGATCTGAAAAAGACGCTCTCCTCGAAGCGGTCCGCACGGTAAAGGTCGTATCGCTCCCGATAATCGTCGTCGACGATTTCGACGTCGTTGGTTCGGTCCCAGTCACCGTCACGGACGGTGCCGAGCTGTGTGGCCTTTTCGTGGTACGGTGGATACGGCCGACCCGTGAACGCTCGAATACGACCCGGATCGACCGTGAGCGTTGCGAACGGGTCCGGTGAGCACTCGAACCCTTCGAAGTCGTCCGTAACCGTGTGCCGGTGATACGCGTTCTTTACGGCGGTTGGTGCGGTTACCGGGAGCGCCGCGTGGACGAACTCGGGCGTCTGCAACGGCAGCCACGATCGATTTTCGAGAGCCATCTACTGCGGCGAAGTCCAGTACGGTAGAAAAAGCGATAGAATCGTTTACAGTCAGTAGCGACTGACGCTCATTGAGAAGTGACCCTCTTCTCTCACATAACGTTTCCATAACAATACCTGCACGGGTCATCGCTCGAGTCGAATGCATGTCTTCCGAGGCTCTGACGCGTCGTGAAAAACTCCGGGGGTTGTATCTGGTCGCGACCTATCGGCCGCTCGTAACACTCTGTCTCGTCCTCTGTAGTGGCGTCGTCGCTGTCCTCGAGGGGGTGGGAGTGAGTTTCATTATCCCGATCATCGAACTGGCCCAGTCGTCCGGCGAGGCCGCGGCTCAGGACGATGCGTTCGTCGGTGCGTTCTTGACGGCTTTCGAACTCGTCGGGATCCCGTTTACGCTCGGCTACATCGTGGTGACCGTCAGTGCGGTCATTACGGTTCGATTCGTGTCGTCGTTCGTCGTCGCGTGGATGCGCGTCTCGCTTCGCACGAACTACGTCCGTGAGCTACAGTCTCGCGCGTTCAGAAAAGCGCTCGACGCTCGAGTCGCATACTTCGACGCCGAAGGCTCAGACGACGTGCTCAACGCGATCGTCACGCAAGCGGAGTACGCCGGGAAAGCGATCAGGGACTTCATCAGGTGTTTCGAACAGGTGCTGTTGATCGTGGTGTACCTCGCCGTCGCGTTCTACATCTCACCGCTCATGACGGTCGCCGCCGGAGTTGCCATCGTGGTCCTGACGGTTTTCATCCGAAACGTTCTCGAGGGCGGCTACGACCTCGGCGAGCGGGTGGCAGCGGCAAACGAGGGCATCCAACAGAACGTTCAGACGGGCACACAGGGGATCAGGGATGTGAAACTTATCGGAATGACCGAGTCAGTGTACGACCAGTTCTCGACTCACCTCGAGCGATTCACCACCTCGTCGATCAAACTTGGTCGCAACGAAGCCGCGATTAGCTCCGCCTACAACCTCTCGATCGCCGTCCTCGTGTTCGGCCTGATTTACGTCTCGATCACGTTCGCCGATCTCTCGCTCGGTGCGCTGGCCGCGTTCCTGTTCGTTATGTTTCAGGTTGGCCCCCGCGTCAGCAGCGCAAACGAGTACTTCTACAAGGTCGAGGGACGGCTTCCACATCTGGTTCGCACGCAGCAGTTCATCGAGGAACTCGAGGCGAATCAGGACTTACAGGGTGGAAACCGACCGGTTCCGGACACTCCCACGCCGATCGCATTCGAGGACGTCTCGTTTGCCTACGAGGACGACGAACCGGTGTTACGGAACCTCTCCTTTCGCGTCGACGATGGGGAGTTCGTCGCGTTCGTCGGCCAGTCCGGCGAAGGCAAGTCGACGATCGCGGCGCTACTCGCCCGACTGTACGCGCCCGACGACGGCGAGATTACCGCCGATGGCACACCGATCGACGAGTTCGACACCGCAGCGTGGCGATCCCGAATCGCGTTCGTTCGCCAGGACCCGTACATCTTCAACGAAACGCTCCTCGAGAACGTCACCGTCGGCAATCCAGACGCGACCCGCGCGGCGGTCGAGGAGGCCTGCGACATCGCGCAAGTCACCGAATTCCTCGACGAACTGCCCGACGGCTACGACACCGAACTCGGCGACGACGGCGTTCGCCTCTCCGGCGGTCAGCGCCAGCGCGTCGCACTCGCTCGAGCCCTCCTCGAGGACGCGGATATCCTGGTGCTCGACGAAGCGACGAGCGATCTCGACGCGACCATCGAACGGCGCGTTCAAGACGGCATCGAGTCGATGTCCCGCGAGTACACTATCATCGCGATCGCACATCGACTCTCGACCGTCCGCGACGCCGACCGCATCTACGCGCTCGAAGACGGGACGATCGCCGAACGAGGGAATCACGGACAGTTGCTCGAGCAAGACGGTGCGTACGCGGAGCTGTACGCGGTCCAGTAGCGCGGTCAGCTCGGCTGCTCATGAGCGTGCTCGCCACAAAACAGGGCCCAGGCGGGTTCGAACCGCCACTCGCATACATTTCTGTGGCTCACGGGTTTGTTCGCCACAGAAATGGGCTCGGGCGGGTTCGAACCACCGACCTCGGCCTTGTAAAGGCCGCGTCATGACCAGCTAGACCACGAGCCCGCATTCGGACACAGACCCCCCGTCCGAATAACCTTTACTTTCTCGCGTCGGAGGAGTCGGCATGGCTCTCGAGCGCGTCTGGTCGGTGCTGGTGGCCGTTCTCGCCGTTTCACTGATCGGCCTGCTCGTCTTCCAACTCGGGCTCGTGACCCCGCCGTGGGCAGAATCACAAGCCGACGTACGGGTCCTCGACGGCGACACCGGCGACGAGCTGGCCGCGATCGACGTCGAGGTAGCCGACACGCCGTCAGAGCGATACACCGGCCTGAGCGACCACGAGTCACTCGAGGACGGCCACGGAATGTTGTTCGTCCATTCGAGCGAGGACGAGCGCACGTACGTCATGCGCGAGATGGACTTCGACATCGACATCATCTTCATCGGTGCCGACGGCGAGATCACGGCGATCGAGCACGCTCGCGCGCCCGAGCCCGGCGAGGACGGCAACGACCTCGAGTACAGCGGGCAGGCGAAGTGGGTTCTCGAGGTGCCACGTGGCTACACCGACGAAACCGGCATCGAAGTCGGGGACGAGGTCGTCATCGACTACGAGTGACGCGCCGACGATCCGAGGCGCGTTTCGCTCCCTCGCAAACGCTTATCCGCAGCGACCCCCGAGGCGCACGTAATGCAGGACGTCGACTGGGAGAAAGACGACCCGTTCGAGGATCAGCGAGATCGGATCGAGAGTCCGATGCGGCGGCTGCTCTTCGAATACGGCCGGCCGTACTGGGTTTCGGTCACCGTTGGGCTCATCTCGAGCGTGCTCGCGCGGGCGCTCGATCTCTTACCTGCGCTTATGCTTGCGGTCGCGATCGACGCCATCTTCGGCGATGCCGTCTTCGCTGACCAGGTGCCGCTCGTACTCTTGCCGGAGGCGTGGCTTCCGGCGACGGCCGAAGGGCAGTTCGCGTTCGTCGCGACCGCCATCGCAGCGTCGTTCGTCTTCGGCGCGCTGTTTCACTGGCTTCGAAACTGGGGCTTTAACTCCTTCTCACAGGAGATCCAACACGACGTCCGGACCGCGACCTACGACAAGATGCAGCGACTCGACATGGAGTTTTTCGCCTCGAAACAGACCGGCGAGATGATGTCGGTACTAAGTAACGACGTCAACCAACTCGAGCGGTTTCTCAACGAAGGGATGAACTCGGCGACGCGACTGGTCGTGATGGTCGTCGGTATCTCACTTTTGTTGTTCTGGCTCAACCCGCAGTTGGCGCTGGTTTCGCTCGCGCCCGTCCCGTTGATTGCGGCTTTTACCTACGTATTCGTCAAGAAGATCCAGCCGAAGTACGCTGCCGTCCGGTCGTCGGTCGGGAAAGTAAACTCGAGACTCGAGAACAACCTCGGCGGGATCGGCGTCATCAAATCCTCGAACACGGAACGCTACGAATCGGATCGCGTCGAGGACGTGTCCCGGAAGTACTACGACACGAACTGGGAGGCGATTTGGCTTCGCATTCGGTTTTTCCCCGCTCTCCAGCTAATCTCGGGAATTGGTTTCGTACTGACCTTTGCCGTCGGTGGCTACTGGATCTTCACCGGAAGTGGCCCAGGTCCGTTTACGGGCACGCTCCAGACCGGGACGTTCGTCGCCTTCATCCTCTATACGCAGCAACTCGTCTGGCCCATGGCCCAGTTCGGGCAGGTCATCAACATGTACCAGCGTGCGTCGGCCTCGAGCGAGCGCATCTTCGGCCTGATGGACGAGGAGGGCCGGATCGAACGCGACGACGGAGCCAACGCACTCGAGGTCAGCGAGGGGGCCGTCGAGTACGACAGCGTGAGTTTCGCATACGAGAACCAGGGAACGTCGTCGACCGCGGAGAGCGACGATCAGCCTGACACGGGAGACGTCCAGTCGGAGCGCATCATCGACGACATCTCGTTCGACGTCGACGGCGGCGAGACGGTCGCGCTCGTCGGCCCGACGGGAGCGGGGAAGTCGACTGTCCTCAAACTCCTGTTGCGGCTGTACGACGTGGACGAGGGTGCGATCCGGATCGACGATCAGGACGTTCGGGACGTCTCGCTCTCGAGTCTCCGCCAGTCGATGGGCTATGTCGGTCAGGAGTCGTTCCTGTTCTACGGCTCCGTCGAGGAGAACATTACCTACGGCACCTTCGACGCGAGTCGCGAGGAAATCGTTGCGGCCGCCAAAGCGGCGGAGGCCCACGAGTTCATCCAGAACCTGCCCGATGGGTACGACACCATGGTCGGCGAACGCGGCGTCAAACTCTCCGGCGGCCAGCGCCAGCGCGTCGCCATCGCCCGCGCAGTGCTCAAAGACCCCGATATTCTAGTGCTCGACGAGGCGACCAGCGACGTCGACACCGAGACCGAGATGCTCATTCAGCGCTCGATCGACGACCTGACCGAAGATCGAACCACCTTCGCCATCGCCCACCGACTCTCGACGATCAAAGACGCCGACCAGATCCTGGTCTTGGAGGACGGCCGAATCGTCGAGCGCGGAACCCACGAGCAATTGCTCGACAACGACGGGCTCTACTCACACCTCTGGGGCGTCCAGGCTGGCGAGATCGACGAACTGCCACAGGAGTTCATCGAACGCGCGCAACGCCGTCAGGCGAGGACAGAAGTCGAAATCGACGACTAACGAACCTAAAACGACTCTTGTTCGCGCTGTCCCTCTTGGTCCGGCGCACCCTCGTCTTGACGGTCTTCGCCCATCGCGGGCGGCGTTCGGTCGCTGTAGTTTTTCCGCCCGATCGCGTCGTCGCCGACCATGTTCATGATCGCCTGTTTGATCTCGTCTGCCGACCCGTACTCGTCTTCGTTTAGCGGCTCGAGCAGTTCCTCGAGGGTCGCTGTCTCGTCACCCATTTCGATCTCCTCGTCGCCGTGCTGATCGAACAGTTCGGCTTCGCTCATCGGATACTCCGCGCTCTCGAGGTCGTCACCCAGGTCGCCGAGTTCGACGCCTAGTTCGCGACTATCGTCACTCATACTCGAGGGATGGGCGAGGCATCGGAAACCGGTTGGCCCTGCGTTCGCCATCGGCCGCGGAGTCGGGGCGCCACCGGGAGTTTCATGCCCGCGCCGCGGGAGTGTGTTCGCATGGACCTCACCGATGCAACGTGGACGGACGTCCGCGATCTCGAGACCGATCTCGCGGTCGTCCCCGTCGGCAGCACGGAACAACACGGCCCGCACGCGCCGCTTGGCACGGACGTACTGACCGCCGAAGCGGTCGCCGACGCCGGCCTCGAGCGAGTCGACCGCGAGGTCGTGCGAGCGCCGGCGATTCCCGTCGGCATCGCTGAGGAACACCGCCAGTTCCCTGGAACGATGTGGGTTACTCCGGAGACGTTTCGAGACTACGTCCGCGAGGCCGTCGAGAGCCTCACCCACCACGGCTTCGACCGCATCGTCATCGTCAACGGCCACGGCGGCAACGTCGATGCGCTGCGGGAAGTCGGCGCGACGGTCACACGGACCGGCGACGCCTTCGCCGTCCCCTTTACGTGGTTCGAGGCCGTCGGCGACCACTCAGCCGACATGGGCCACGGTGGCCCACTCGAGACCGCGTTGCTTCGCCACTGCGAGCCCGGTCTCGTCCGGGAAGATCGGATCGACGAGGCGAGCACTGGCGGTGCTGAGCGCTGGGGGGAGTGGGTGAGCTACGCGAATCTGGCCTACGATTCGGCCGAGTTCACCGACAACGGCGTCGTCGGCGACCCGGGCGCAGGCGACGAAACACGAGGCGAAGAACTGCTCGAGTTAGCGGCGGATTCGCTGGCCCGCCTGCTCGAGGCCGTTGCGGAGCGAGACGTTTCGCGACCCGATCGGCGGTAGCGTGTCTCGGTGCGACGGCTGTCGTCGAACCTAGAGAGAACGGTTCGGTCGCTACTCTTCAGCCTCGTCGTCGTCAGCGTCGTCGGCATGCGCATCAGCTTCCTCGTCGTCTGCCTCGTCAGCGGCTGCCTCGCCGACGTCCTGCAGCGTCCCGCGAAGCGCCGGAATCGTCGACGTGAGCTCGCCGACCTGTTCGCTTGCCGCGGAGATGTCCGCAATCGCTGCCTCGAGATCGGCGATCTCGTCTTCGAGGTCGTCGGCATCTTCGAACGCATCCGCGCGCTGGCCCATCGTGAACCACTTCTTGGCGTCCCGGAGGTGGGCTTCGGCGTCGCCGGCGTTCAGTTCGGAGTTGAGGCCGTTCAAAACGCCCAACACGTTATCGGCATCGGTCTCCCAGACGTCGTCGGCAGCAGGGAGCGCACTCCAACCCGCCTCAAGGGACGACTCGACGTCCTCGCGCATCTCGTTGGCCGCTTCGCCGAACAGTTCCTCGTCGTCGCCGAATGTCGCTTGGCTCATACGTGCTCTTTCACCGGGACTTGGTTTAAAAGATAGCCCGAAAGTGAAAGTGAAAACGCGCTCGAGCAGGCTAATATCGGCAAATCGGCAGCCGGATTTCGAAAGAGAGGTCGTCTAACGGTGTGCGATCGAGCGTCACCGGCCTCGAACCGACTCGAGTCGCATCAGTGGGTAGCCGTCTTCCATCTCCATGCGCGTCAGGACTTCATGGCCCTCGTAGTCGACGACGATCTCGACCTCGAGAAACCGGCCCGTCAGTTCGGTGTAGTCGGCCGTCGACTCGGCCAACTCGGCCTCGAGCGCGTCAGTTTGGACGGCGACGGTCACGTCGGTACAGTGGGGTTGGTTTTCGATCGCCTCCTCCATCGCCGTCTCGAGACTGGACGCACTCGACGGTGAGAGCGGCGTGCCGGCGAATTGGTGATAGAGCGTACCGAACTTGATACCGGCCTCGAAGCAGGCAGCTTCGGCGTCTGACGGGGTCGTGTCGGTCGACATGTGTGCGGCCTCGCGTGCCGTCGGCAAGTCGATTCCGGTCCAAGAATGGACTCGAGCGGGCGTTTGTCTCAACCACAGCGATCAACGCGCTCGGATCGAGTGCGACTGACAGCCACCCCAGCGTGGAATCGCACGTTACTTATCGACGGTCTGCCTCATATCGAACGAATGGCACAGTCGGTCCTGCTTACTGGGGCTGCGGGGCGAGTCGGGACAGCCATCCTCGGCGGCCTCGCAGACGAACACGAGTGGCGTTTACTGGATCGTGACCCGCCGACGGACGATTACCCGGGCGAGTTCGTCGTCGCAGACATTACCGACGACGAGGCCGTCCGCGAGGCGATGGAGGGCATCGATGTCGTCTTGCATCTCGCGGGCGACCCCCGAAAGACCGCCCCGTGGGACAGCGTCCTGACGAACAACATTGACGGCACTCAGACCGTCTACGAGGCCGCCGTCGACGCCGGCGTCGAAAAGGTCGCGTTCGCCTCCTCGAACCACGCCGTCGGCGCGTTCGAGACCGAAGAGCGCACCCCCGAGATGTATCGGGCGGACGACGACTACCTGCTCGATGGCACCGAATTGCCCCGCCCGGGCAACCTCTACGGCGTCTCGAAGGTCACCGGCGAGGCGCTCGGACGCTACTACCACGACGAGTACGGCATCTCGGTCGTCAACGTCCGCATCGGTAATCTTACCGAGGGACACCCACCGATCGACTACGAACGCGGGCAGGCGATGTGGCTTTCCTACCGCGACTGTGCACACCTGTTCGATCGCTGCATCCGCGCCGACTACGACTACGAGATCGTCT belongs to Natronorubrum aibiense and includes:
- a CDS encoding DUF5790 family protein; translation: MSQATFGDDEELFGEAANEMREDVESSLEAGWSALPAADDVWETDADNVLGVLNGLNSELNAGDAEAHLRDAKKWFTMGQRADAFEDADDLEDEIADLEAAIADISAASEQVGELTSTIPALRGTLQDVGEAAADEADDEEADAHADDADDDEAEE
- a CDS encoding dihydroneopterin aldolase family protein — protein: MSTDTTPSDAEAACFEAGIKFGTLYHQFAGTPLSPSSASSLETAMEEAIENQPHCTDVTVAVQTDALEAELAESTADYTELTGRFLEVEIVVDYEGHEVLTRMEMEDGYPLMRLESVRGR
- a CDS encoding ParB N-terminal domain-containing protein is translated as MALENRSWLPLQTPEFVHAALPVTAPTAVKNAYHRHTVTDDFEGFECSPDPFATLTVDPGRIRAFTGRPYPPYHEKATQLGTVRDGDWDRTNDVEIVDDDYRERYDLYRADRFEESVFFRSMRAHFVDGVDWTDTLFVERCLELAAEDEPSWRSLTTREAILERCGLIDDLYERIRQDGYRSQQELGTDSVLGVTEEVLVDIGRDGELLFVNGRHRLAIAKLLGLESIPVGVLVRHRAWMDRRGRYAKTGSVPSHPDLHDIADRST
- a CDS encoding creatininase family protein, with the translated sequence MDLTDATWTDVRDLETDLAVVPVGSTEQHGPHAPLGTDVLTAEAVADAGLERVDREVVRAPAIPVGIAEEHRQFPGTMWVTPETFRDYVREAVESLTHHGFDRIVIVNGHGGNVDALREVGATVTRTGDAFAVPFTWFEAVGDHSADMGHGGPLETALLRHCEPGLVREDRIDEASTGGAERWGEWVSYANLAYDSAEFTDNGVVGDPGAGDETRGEELLELAADSLARLLEAVAERDVSRPDRR
- a CDS encoding ABC transporter ATP-binding protein; protein product: MQDVDWEKDDPFEDQRDRIESPMRRLLFEYGRPYWVSVTVGLISSVLARALDLLPALMLAVAIDAIFGDAVFADQVPLVLLPEAWLPATAEGQFAFVATAIAASFVFGALFHWLRNWGFNSFSQEIQHDVRTATYDKMQRLDMEFFASKQTGEMMSVLSNDVNQLERFLNEGMNSATRLVVMVVGISLLLFWLNPQLALVSLAPVPLIAAFTYVFVKKIQPKYAAVRSSVGKVNSRLENNLGGIGVIKSSNTERYESDRVEDVSRKYYDTNWEAIWLRIRFFPALQLISGIGFVLTFAVGGYWIFTGSGPGPFTGTLQTGTFVAFILYTQQLVWPMAQFGQVINMYQRASASSERIFGLMDEEGRIERDDGANALEVSEGAVEYDSVSFAYENQGTSSTAESDDQPDTGDVQSERIIDDISFDVDGGETVALVGPTGAGKSTVLKLLLRLYDVDEGAIRIDDQDVRDVSLSSLRQSMGYVGQESFLFYGSVEENITYGTFDASREEIVAAAKAAEAHEFIQNLPDGYDTMVGERGVKLSGGQRQRVAIARAVLKDPDILVLDEATSDVDTETEMLIQRSIDDLTEDRTTFAIAHRLSTIKDADQILVLEDGRIVERGTHEQLLDNDGLYSHLWGVQAGEIDELPQEFIERAQRRQARTEVEIDD
- a CDS encoding DUF192 domain-containing protein; translated protein: MALERVWSVLVAVLAVSLIGLLVFQLGLVTPPWAESQADVRVLDGDTGDELAAIDVEVADTPSERYTGLSDHESLEDGHGMLFVHSSEDERTYVMREMDFDIDIIFIGADGEITAIEHARAPEPGEDGNDLEYSGQAKWVLEVPRGYTDETGIEVGDEVVIDYE
- a CDS encoding DUF5789 family protein, with amino-acid sequence MSDDSRELGVELGDLGDDLESAEYPMSEAELFDQHGDEEIEMGDETATLEELLEPLNEDEYGSADEIKQAIMNMVGDDAIGRKNYSDRTPPAMGEDRQDEGAPDQEGQREQESF
- a CDS encoding ABC transporter ATP-binding protein; this translates as MSSEALTRREKLRGLYLVATYRPLVTLCLVLCSGVVAVLEGVGVSFIIPIIELAQSSGEAAAQDDAFVGAFLTAFELVGIPFTLGYIVVTVSAVITVRFVSSFVVAWMRVSLRTNYVRELQSRAFRKALDARVAYFDAEGSDDVLNAIVTQAEYAGKAIRDFIRCFEQVLLIVVYLAVAFYISPLMTVAAGVAIVVLTVFIRNVLEGGYDLGERVAAANEGIQQNVQTGTQGIRDVKLIGMTESVYDQFSTHLERFTTSSIKLGRNEAAISSAYNLSIAVLVFGLIYVSITFADLSLGALAAFLFVMFQVGPRVSSANEYFYKVEGRLPHLVRTQQFIEELEANQDLQGGNRPVPDTPTPIAFEDVSFAYEDDEPVLRNLSFRVDDGEFVAFVGQSGEGKSTIAALLARLYAPDDGEITADGTPIDEFDTAAWRSRIAFVRQDPYIFNETLLENVTVGNPDATRAAVEEACDIAQVTEFLDELPDGYDTELGDDGVRLSGGQRQRVALARALLEDADILVLDEATSDLDATIERRVQDGIESMSREYTIIAIAHRLSTVRDADRIYALEDGTIAERGNHGQLLEQDGAYAELYAVQ
- the azf gene encoding NAD-dependent glucose-6-phosphate dehydrogenase Azf, with the translated sequence MAQSVLLTGAAGRVGTAILGGLADEHEWRLLDRDPPTDDYPGEFVVADITDDEAVREAMEGIDVVLHLAGDPRKTAPWDSVLTNNIDGTQTVYEAAVDAGVEKVAFASSNHAVGAFETEERTPEMYRADDDYLLDGTELPRPGNLYGVSKVTGEALGRYYHDEYGISVVNVRIGNLTEGHPPIDYERGQAMWLSYRDCAHLFDRCIRADYDYEIVYGISDNDRKYYSIERARDVLGYDPQDNSAHHD